One window of the Pedobacter ginsengisoli genome contains the following:
- a CDS encoding HdeD family acid-resistance protein has translation MFCSGVLFIGLGIWMLAAPVSSYLSLSLLFAFGMIFAGIFEVTFSVSNRKRLHGWGWTLSGGLIDIFLGGYLLNLPLLTMVIMPVIIGLWMLFRGFMAISSSIELRAYGVLDWAWLLLTGILIVILSVLIIADPLFGAINIVVWTAFAFLLSGIFRILLSLQLRSLARNLS, from the coding sequence ATGTTTTGTTCCGGAGTATTATTTATAGGACTGGGAATCTGGATGCTTGCCGCTCCAGTCTCGTCTTATCTTTCCCTAAGTCTGTTGTTTGCCTTCGGGATGATTTTTGCCGGGATTTTTGAAGTGACCTTTTCGGTAAGTAACCGCAAAAGGCTTCATGGCTGGGGCTGGACTTTGAGCGGTGGGCTGATTGACATTTTCCTTGGAGGCTATCTTTTAAATCTTCCGTTACTGACCATGGTGATCATGCCGGTAATCATTGGCTTATGGATGCTCTTCAGGGGATTTATGGCCATAAGCAGTTCTATTGAACTTCGTGCCTATGGAGTACTGGACTGGGCCTGGCTTTTGCTGACAGGTATACTGATTGTTATTTTGTCGGTATTGATTATCGCAGATCCTCTTTTTGGCGCCATCAACATTGTCGTTTGGACCGCTTTCGCGTTCTTATTGTCGGGAATATTCAGAATACTGTTATCCCTGCAACTCAGGAGCCTGGCCAGAAATCTTTCTTGA
- a CDS encoding TIGR00730 family Rossman fold protein, with protein MSKSEIVFLDGPQSRWKEFIFTLKTMREFIRGFRKLHFLGPCITVFGSARFKEGHPYYELTRKAGAAFASLGFTILTGGGPGLMEAANRGAKDVNGRSVGCNIELPSEQKPNPYLDKWVYINHFFIRKVLLVKYSFAFVVMPGGFGTLDEFFEALTLIQTRKISNFPIIIFGKEFHQELIAYILRLQKEGTVARQDTELFLVTDSIEEAVDLIREKSIKQYGLKPRQKPHPFQWLFEHS; from the coding sequence ATGAGCAAATCCGAGATCGTCTTTCTTGACGGACCGCAATCCAGGTGGAAAGAGTTTATCTTCACCTTAAAAACCATGAGGGAGTTTATTCGCGGATTCAGGAAGCTTCATTTTCTGGGACCCTGCATTACCGTTTTTGGATCTGCCCGTTTCAAAGAAGGACATCCTTATTATGAGCTGACCAGAAAGGCCGGGGCAGCATTTGCGTCACTTGGTTTTACGATCCTTACAGGTGGCGGCCCGGGTTTGATGGAGGCAGCAAACAGAGGAGCTAAGGATGTTAACGGACGTTCAGTGGGCTGCAATATCGAACTTCCTTCCGAGCAGAAACCAAATCCATATCTGGATAAATGGGTTTACATCAATCATTTTTTTATCAGAAAGGTTTTGTTGGTGAAATATTCCTTTGCCTTTGTGGTTATGCCGGGAGGCTTTGGCACTCTGGATGAATTCTTTGAAGCGCTGACCCTGATCCAGACCCGTAAGATCAGTAATTTCCCGATCATCATCTTTGGCAAGGAATTTCACCAGGAACTGATCGCTTATATATTGCGTTTGCAAAAGGAGGGAACGGTGGCAAGACAGGATACAGAACTGTTTCTGGTTACCGACAGTATTGAGGAAGCTGTTGATTTAATTCGGGAAAAAAGCATCAAACAATATGGGTTAAAACCCAGACAGAAACCACATCCTTTTCAATGGCTTTTTGAGCATAGCTAG
- a CDS encoding universal stress protein, whose protein sequence is MKKILIPTDFSSSAKNAANYAMHLAKQMKANVKLCNVVMVPLEVPLAAHVSAPLITFESLEYEVEQELKRYVKKLKERDELETAPDSFHPLIEYAVGIGSVADTVTNFAANREVSLTVMGMSGAGGIGKFLIGSSSRAMVEATKTPLLLIPDEARFLGIRKIAFATDLSKTDIGIIHTLAGFARMFNAEILIVHISGKVPDEGIQQRNKINEFLNEVTNKVNYHKIYYQHVLDTEVDNGLDWLAEYGQMQVLAMVHRQHNVLHKLFRGSYTQRLKKRIFIPLMVFPPDCGNKPL, encoded by the coding sequence ATGAAAAAGATCTTAATCCCAACTGATTTTTCCAGCTCAGCTAAAAATGCGGCCAATTATGCAATGCATCTTGCAAAACAGATGAAAGCCAATGTCAAATTGTGTAACGTGGTCATGGTTCCCCTGGAAGTTCCCTTGGCTGCACATGTTTCAGCCCCGTTAATCACATTTGAGAGTCTGGAGTATGAAGTTGAGCAGGAGTTGAAACGCTATGTCAAAAAACTAAAGGAAAGAGATGAGCTGGAAACAGCTCCCGACAGCTTCCACCCTTTGATTGAATATGCCGTGGGCATAGGCAGCGTGGCAGATACGGTAACAAATTTTGCAGCCAACCGTGAAGTAAGTCTAACGGTCATGGGGATGTCCGGGGCAGGAGGAATAGGGAAATTTCTAATAGGAAGCAGTAGCAGGGCAATGGTTGAGGCCACTAAAACACCTCTTCTGCTGATTCCCGACGAGGCTAGATTTTTGGGTATCCGCAAGATTGCCTTTGCAACAGACCTGAGTAAAACCGATATCGGCATTATCCACACGTTAGCCGGCTTTGCACGGATGTTTAATGCTGAAATCCTGATTGTCCATATCAGCGGGAAAGTTCCTGATGAGGGTATTCAGCAGCGGAATAAAATAAATGAATTCTTAAATGAGGTGACCAACAAAGTAAATTATCATAAGATTTATTATCAGCACGTGCTGGATACGGAGGTGGACAATGGTTTAGACTGGCTGGCCGAATATGGCCAGATGCAGGTGCTGGCCATGGTCCATCGTCAACACAATGTGCTTCATAAATTGTTCAGGGGCAGCTATACCCAAAGACTCAAAAAAAGAATCTTTATCCCCTTAATGGTATTTCCCCCTGATTGCGGAAACAAACCGTTATAG
- a CDS encoding universal stress protein, which produces MKKILIPTDFSVPAENAARYGLELAKGLKADVLLCNAIKVPADAPMAAQVAWPLMDYADLKREVTGDLDEMVKMLTDLSCSPEAEHCPDLSFEASAGTVCEVVSSLVKHRKIDLVVMGIAGAGGLTQFLLGSNSKEMIEKAESPVLFVPFEASFKKLRKIAFATDFGEQDIVSLQFIAELAQAFEAQITIVHITDKEVAPDGKLQNKIDAFLDRAALTINYPHIKFEYVWNIDIDNGLEWLAEQEHMDMVALCHRRHGLLGRIFRGSHTQKLSRHTKIPLLVFSQK; this is translated from the coding sequence ATGAAAAAGATCTTAATTCCAACAGATTTCTCGGTTCCGGCCGAAAATGCTGCGCGCTACGGCCTGGAACTTGCCAAAGGCCTCAAAGCAGATGTATTGCTTTGCAATGCGATTAAAGTACCTGCGGACGCACCTATGGCCGCGCAGGTCGCATGGCCTTTAATGGACTATGCCGATTTAAAAAGGGAAGTTACCGGCGATCTGGATGAAATGGTTAAAATGCTGACCGATTTGTCCTGCTCCCCTGAAGCGGAGCATTGCCCTGACTTGAGCTTTGAGGCAAGTGCAGGAACGGTTTGTGAAGTGGTCTCATCTCTGGTTAAGCACAGAAAAATAGACTTGGTAGTGATGGGGATAGCTGGTGCGGGTGGGCTGACCCAGTTCCTGCTGGGGAGCAATAGTAAGGAGATGATTGAAAAGGCGGAAAGCCCCGTGTTGTTTGTGCCTTTTGAGGCGAGTTTTAAAAAGCTTCGCAAAATCGCTTTTGCGACGGATTTCGGGGAACAGGATATCGTTTCACTGCAATTTATCGCAGAACTTGCACAGGCATTTGAAGCGCAGATCACCATTGTTCATATTACCGATAAGGAGGTGGCTCCCGATGGTAAACTGCAAAATAAGATAGACGCCTTCCTGGATCGTGCGGCCCTGACTATAAATTATCCTCATATTAAGTTTGAATATGTCTGGAACATAGACATTGACAATGGACTGGAATGGCTTGCCGAACAGGAGCATATGGATATGGTCGCCCTATGTCATCGCCGTCATGGTCTCCTTGGACGAATCTTCAGGGGGAGCCATACACAGAAGCTCTCCAGACACACTAAAATTCCACTGTTGGTATTTTCACAGAAATAG
- a CDS encoding universal stress protein, whose amino-acid sequence MKNFLAVFDGYQLSKSTLEYALLITEKCNGHLTGVFLDAFFYHNYNLSRVLKTVSDPDTVLKELNEREQLQRDGAVYEFQSACEYAGVSYTIHRDTSLALLELQYESMFADLIIINEWEKFSRSEDERPSGFLKELLAEVQCPVLVIPDHFKDFEQIVLLYDGSPSSLYAIKLFSYLFENWAALTVEVLSVNETANDAAVIPGEGLMKDFTDIHFPRSSFTLLNGKAAEQILAYLTAGSENKLVVLGAYRRTALSRWFKHSLADTLMQELDLPLFIAHH is encoded by the coding sequence ATGAAAAATTTTCTTGCGGTTTTTGACGGTTATCAGCTGAGTAAAAGCACACTTGAATATGCTTTGCTGATCACAGAAAAATGTAATGGTCATTTGACCGGAGTTTTTTTAGATGCCTTTTTCTATCACAATTACAACCTGTCCAGGGTGTTGAAAACAGTCTCTGATCCGGACACAGTACTGAAGGAACTGAATGAAAGAGAACAGTTGCAAAGGGATGGAGCTGTTTATGAATTTCAAAGTGCGTGTGAATATGCCGGTGTAAGCTACACTATCCATCGTGATACCAGTCTGGCCTTGCTTGAACTTCAATATGAAAGCATGTTTGCTGATCTGATAATTATTAACGAATGGGAAAAATTTTCCAGGAGTGAGGATGAACGGCCCAGCGGGTTTCTTAAAGAACTACTGGCCGAGGTTCAATGTCCTGTTCTTGTGATTCCGGATCATTTTAAGGACTTTGAACAGATTGTGCTGCTTTATGATGGCAGTCCTTCTTCGCTTTATGCCATCAAGTTGTTCAGCTATCTTTTTGAAAACTGGGCTGCCCTGACTGTGGAGGTTTTGAGTGTAAATGAGACGGCTAATGATGCAGCGGTAATTCCTGGAGAGGGGTTGATGAAAGATTTTACAGACATACATTTTCCAAGGTCAAGCTTTACCTTATTAAACGGAAAAGCAGCGGAGCAAATATTAGCCTATTTAACAGCTGGCAGCGAAAATAAGCTAGTTGTATTGGGCGCCTACAGACGAACGGCACTTTCCAGATGGTTTAAGCATAGTCTGGCCGACACTTTAATGCAGGAGCTGGATCTGCCCTTGTTTATTGCTCACCACTGA
- the ppsA gene encoding phosphoenolpyruvate synthase: protein MNYIKKFSEIGINDIAEVGGKNASLGEMFSHLTPKGILIPKGFAVTAAAYKYFVSCNGFELPLAALMKELDRQGYTNLAEIGKQARNLLMSGRMTNDLGMSIIGAYDAMFEDGVQEVAVRSSATAEDLPQASFAGLHESYLNVRGSYALLYAVKQCFASLYTDRAIKYREDKGFDHHKVFLSVGIQEMIRSDMACSGVGFTLEPESGFKDVVHIAGVWGLGENIVQGTVTPDEFLVFKPTLEQGFKAIIQKNMGSKNQMMVYADQEDEVNATINKLTPLELQNKFVLEDQEIEKLAKWAIIIERHYQKAVDFEWAKDGIGQQLYIIQARPETVHSQKKRMQLTSYHLAQKGTLVCTGEAIGSRIVSGPARILSSPLQAAKLNPGDILVTDTTSPDWDPILKKVAGMVTNRGGRTSHAAIIARELGAAAIVGTTNATTTITDGEIITLNCADGKTGFVYQGKAEWTESVTDLEDIRIPQTPKVQLIVADPERAFELSFYPNDGVGLLRMEFIISNLIKIHPMALVHPEKISNEKDRADMEQITLQHPDKKVFFVDKLSKGVATIAAAFFPKEVIVRMSDFKSNEYAGLIAGQDFEPVEENPMIGFRGASRYYHERYREGFQLECEAMRMVRNEMGFTNVKLMIPFCRTVEEGRKVIDLMKEFGLIQGDHGLEVFVMAEIPANVLLAEQFAAIFDGFSIGSNDLTQLTLGIDRDSALVADLFDEQNAAVQLLITQMINQGKICGRKVGICGQAPSDSASFARLLVSHGIDSISFNADALIAGIANINGVLSPQLSPSPS, encoded by the coding sequence ATGAACTACATCAAAAAATTTAGTGAGATCGGCATTAATGATATTGCCGAGGTTGGCGGAAAGAACGCTTCTCTGGGAGAAATGTTCAGTCATTTAACACCAAAAGGTATATTAATACCTAAGGGGTTTGCCGTTACTGCTGCTGCCTATAAATATTTTGTCAGCTGCAATGGTTTTGAACTCCCACTTGCTGCGCTGATGAAAGAACTGGACAGACAGGGGTATACCAACCTGGCAGAAATTGGAAAGCAGGCCAGGAACCTGTTGATGTCCGGCAGAATGACCAATGACCTTGGAATGTCGATAATCGGAGCTTACGATGCGATGTTTGAGGATGGTGTACAGGAGGTTGCCGTGCGCAGCAGCGCGACGGCAGAAGACTTACCCCAGGCAAGCTTTGCAGGTCTCCATGAGTCCTATTTAAACGTTCGTGGAAGCTATGCCCTGCTTTATGCGGTCAAGCAATGTTTTGCATCTTTATACACCGACAGGGCAATAAAATACAGGGAGGATAAAGGCTTTGATCATCATAAAGTATTTCTTTCTGTTGGGATACAGGAGATGATCCGCTCAGATATGGCGTGTTCAGGTGTTGGTTTCACTTTGGAGCCGGAATCCGGATTTAAAGATGTGGTACATATTGCAGGCGTTTGGGGGCTGGGTGAAAATATCGTTCAGGGAACAGTTACACCTGATGAGTTTCTGGTTTTTAAACCTACTCTTGAGCAGGGTTTTAAGGCAATTATTCAAAAAAACATGGGCAGTAAGAACCAGATGATGGTTTACGCGGATCAGGAGGATGAAGTAAATGCAACGATCAATAAGCTGACTCCCCTGGAGCTGCAAAATAAGTTTGTCCTGGAGGATCAGGAAATCGAAAAGTTAGCGAAATGGGCCATCATTATTGAAAGACATTATCAGAAGGCTGTGGATTTTGAATGGGCAAAAGATGGTATCGGCCAGCAACTTTACATCATTCAGGCACGCCCGGAGACCGTACATTCACAGAAAAAGAGAATGCAGCTGACCTCTTACCATTTAGCTCAAAAGGGGACCCTTGTGTGCACCGGAGAGGCAATTGGTAGCCGTATTGTGTCCGGTCCGGCGAGAATTCTGAGTTCTCCCCTGCAGGCAGCAAAACTTAATCCGGGAGATATTTTAGTGACAGATACCACTAGTCCTGACTGGGATCCGATCCTGAAGAAAGTAGCAGGAATGGTAACCAACAGGGGCGGAAGGACCAGTCATGCGGCAATTATTGCTAGGGAGTTGGGAGCAGCTGCAATAGTGGGCACTACAAATGCCACTACTACGATTACTGACGGGGAGATCATTACCCTGAATTGTGCTGATGGCAAGACAGGATTTGTTTATCAGGGTAAAGCAGAATGGACCGAATCTGTAACTGACCTTGAGGATATCCGAATTCCGCAAACACCAAAGGTACAGTTGATTGTCGCAGATCCGGAACGGGCGTTCGAGCTGTCTTTTTACCCCAATGATGGTGTGGGTTTGCTTAGAATGGAGTTTATCATCAGCAATCTGATAAAGATTCATCCGATGGCTCTTGTGCATCCTGAAAAGATAAGCAATGAAAAGGATAGGGCAGATATGGAACAGATTACGTTGCAGCACCCTGATAAAAAAGTATTTTTTGTGGATAAGCTTTCCAAAGGAGTGGCTACAATTGCCGCTGCTTTTTTTCCGAAGGAAGTCATTGTGAGGATGAGTGACTTTAAGTCCAATGAGTACGCAGGTCTTATTGCCGGCCAGGACTTTGAACCGGTTGAAGAGAATCCGATGATTGGCTTCCGCGGTGCTTCCAGGTATTACCATGAGCGTTACCGTGAAGGATTTCAACTGGAATGTGAAGCCATGCGGATGGTACGAAATGAAATGGGTTTTACCAATGTGAAATTAATGATTCCTTTTTGCCGTACTGTGGAAGAAGGGAGAAAAGTGATCGACCTGATGAAAGAATTTGGCCTGATACAAGGAGACCATGGTCTTGAAGTCTTTGTAATGGCAGAGATACCGGCCAATGTGCTGCTGGCCGAGCAATTTGCTGCAATATTTGATGGTTTCTCCATTGGGTCAAATGATTTAACCCAATTGACTTTAGGGATTGATAGGGATTCTGCTCTGGTAGCTGACCTGTTCGATGAACAAAATGCTGCAGTTCAGTTGCTAATTACCCAGATGATTAACCAGGGTAAAATATGCGGCAGGAAAGTAGGAATTTGTGGTCAGGCGCCCAGTGATTCTGCGTCTTTTGCGCGTTTGCTGGTCAGCCATGGTATTGACAGCATTTCGTTTAATGCCGATGCACTCATCGCCGGGATAGCCAATATAAATGGAGTACTTTCCCCGCAGCTCAGTCCTTCACCTTCATGA
- a CDS encoding 1-phosphofructokinase family hexose kinase: MPDNKIITLTFSPAIDKSASVATLIPEKKLSCSTPVYEPGGGGINVARAIKRLGGNATAIYLAGGYPGRFFTQMLCKENITTVPIQTISLTRENLVIKEESTQKQYRFGMPGAMVSAAECNRCLKAIEQSADLQYLIVSGSLPAGVPATIFGKLAEITRAKKAKLIVDTSGQALRYALQAGVFLIKPNLKELASLVNEETLSITQVEQASKTLISKYKCEVIITSLGPDGAMLVTGDTRVRIFPPQVKVQSTVGAGDSMLAGVIMGLYKQKNMVESAQYGVACGTAATLNPGTELCHLTDVERLYCMIKDADCKAGVS; the protein is encoded by the coding sequence ATGCCTGATAATAAGATCATCACTCTGACCTTCTCTCCTGCTATTGATAAGAGCGCATCGGTAGCCACATTGATTCCGGAAAAGAAATTGAGCTGTTCTACTCCCGTCTATGAGCCAGGGGGAGGTGGAATAAATGTTGCCAGGGCAATCAAAAGACTTGGCGGAAATGCAACAGCCATCTATTTGGCAGGCGGTTATCCCGGGAGATTTTTCACCCAGATGCTGTGCAAGGAAAACATAACAACCGTTCCTATCCAAACGATCAGCCTGACGAGGGAAAATCTGGTGATCAAAGAAGAAAGCACCCAAAAGCAATACCGTTTTGGGATGCCAGGAGCCATGGTCAGCGCTGCCGAATGCAATCGTTGCCTGAAAGCAATTGAGCAATCAGCAGACTTACAGTACCTGATTGTCAGTGGAAGCCTCCCTGCCGGCGTTCCGGCAACCATCTTCGGCAAACTCGCTGAAATCACCAGGGCAAAAAAAGCAAAACTTATTGTGGACACTTCCGGTCAGGCACTCAGGTATGCACTGCAGGCCGGTGTTTTTCTGATCAAGCCAAATCTGAAGGAACTGGCCTCATTGGTAAACGAAGAAACACTTAGTATAACGCAGGTGGAACAGGCATCTAAAACACTTATCAGCAAATATAAATGTGAAGTGATCATTACCTCCCTTGGCCCTGATGGCGCAATGCTGGTCACCGGTGATACCAGGGTTAGAATTTTTCCTCCGCAAGTTAAGGTGCAAAGCACCGTTGGTGCTGGTGACAGTATGCTGGCGGGAGTCATCATGGGACTTTATAAACAGAAAAACATGGTTGAATCCGCGCAATACGGTGTCGCCTGCGGGACGGCTGCGACATTAAACCCTGGAACTGAACTATGTCATTTGACAGACGTAGAACGTCTATATTGCATGATCAAGGATGCCGACTGCAAGGCTGGCGTGTCTTAA
- a CDS encoding RNA polymerase sigma factor — protein sequence MQPIAIQSSSAFSGQLTKEISSLRKFARQFTSDHQTINDLVQDTLIKALRYYQQFQNGTSLKAWLFVIMRNTYRNNYKKNLLKQATFNFIEEISGSALQRASSQNMGESRFIQQDISQAMKKLSQKLYLPIKLFSLGYKYCEIASQTGVPIGTVKTRIHLGRIQLKQLLSDYNYA from the coding sequence ATGCAGCCAATAGCCATTCAAAGCAGTTCAGCATTCAGCGGGCAACTGACTAAAGAAATTTCTTCACTACGGAAATTTGCCCGGCAGTTTACTTCAGACCACCAAACCATCAACGATCTGGTTCAGGATACTTTGATTAAAGCCCTGCGATATTATCAGCAATTTCAGAACGGGACCAGTCTGAAGGCATGGCTATTTGTAATCATGAGAAATACCTATCGTAACAACTACAAAAAAAACCTCCTGAAACAGGCAACATTCAATTTTATTGAAGAGATCAGCGGATCTGCTCTCCAGCGGGCGTCCTCCCAAAATATGGGTGAGAGTAGATTCATCCAGCAGGACATTAGTCAGGCGATGAAAAAACTTTCGCAAAAACTCTATCTTCCAATTAAGCTCTTCAGCCTTGGCTACAAGTATTGTGAAATTGCCAGTCAGACAGGGGTTCCGATAGGAACCGTAAAAACACGGATTCATCTGGGACGGATCCAGCTAAAGCAATTACTTAGCGATTACAATTATGCCTGA
- a CDS encoding MBL fold metallo-hydrolase RNA specificity domain-containing protein, which produces MNEIILQSLGAAQTVTGSKHLLKTPELTILVDCGLFQGVKSLREQNWTALGIEAWEIDLIILTHAHLDHCGYIPLLVRQGFKGEIYMTAPTSELTQLILLDSAKIQQEDAENANKHHYTKHHPAKPLYTVEDAKASFRFFTVRDPNIFVRLSDHIHFQFKTCGHILGACSVELNCFGKKIIFSGDIGRPQSAILNPPDYFTDADYIVMESTYGDRLHGTNDPYQELAAIINDTIARKGNVLIPSFAVGRAQELIYLLNSLKKQGKIPLNLPIIMDSPMAAAATGISLTYAEDYMKIGRAEFQQMNNHITINQDYSNTVGFIKDKSSKIVIAASGMLTGGRVLQYLEHYLEDNRNTILIIGFQAEGTRGRALLNHTHEVKIHGKYYPVKARVQELEGLSAHADQSELMAWIRKFKKAPAQIMLVHGEPCAQEALRVKIQTELSIPVKVMTPNEDVLLFSCDHFVVTAAHDSKN; this is translated from the coding sequence ATGAATGAAATAATCCTTCAATCGCTTGGGGCTGCCCAGACAGTCACCGGCTCAAAACATTTACTGAAAACTCCAGAGCTGACAATACTTGTAGATTGCGGACTGTTCCAGGGTGTCAAATCATTACGTGAACAAAACTGGACTGCCTTGGGTATCGAAGCCTGGGAAATTGATCTGATCATTCTGACCCACGCGCACCTTGATCATTGCGGATATATCCCACTGCTGGTAAGACAGGGCTTTAAGGGAGAAATTTATATGACAGCGCCTACCAGCGAGCTGACACAGCTCATTCTCCTTGATAGTGCCAAAATACAGCAGGAGGATGCAGAAAATGCCAATAAGCACCATTATACAAAACATCATCCGGCCAAACCGCTTTATACGGTTGAAGATGCAAAAGCATCATTCAGATTTTTTACGGTTCGGGATCCCAATATTTTTGTCCGTTTAAGCGACCACATCCATTTTCAGTTTAAAACCTGCGGTCATATTCTGGGTGCCTGTTCGGTCGAATTGAACTGCTTTGGAAAGAAAATCATCTTTTCGGGTGATATCGGACGCCCGCAAAGCGCGATCCTCAATCCACCGGATTATTTTACCGATGCAGACTATATTGTTATGGAATCCACATACGGAGACCGGCTTCACGGAACGAATGACCCTTACCAGGAGCTCGCGGCAATAATCAACGATACCATTGCCCGCAAAGGCAATGTGCTGATCCCAAGTTTTGCAGTCGGCCGGGCACAGGAACTGATCTACCTGTTGAATAGTTTAAAGAAACAGGGAAAAATTCCTTTAAACCTGCCCATAATCATGGATAGCCCGATGGCTGCAGCTGCCACAGGTATTTCATTAACTTATGCAGAGGATTACATGAAGATTGGCAGAGCAGAATTTCAACAGATGAACAACCACATCACCATCAATCAGGATTACAGCAATACTGTAGGCTTCATTAAGGATAAAAGCAGTAAAATAGTGATTGCTGCCAGTGGCATGTTAACCGGTGGAAGGGTCCTGCAATATCTGGAACATTACCTTGAAGACAACAGAAATACCATTCTGATCATTGGTTTTCAGGCCGAAGGAACACGCGGGCGTGCTTTGTTGAACCATACCCATGAAGTTAAAATTCATGGAAAGTATTATCCTGTTAAGGCCAGGGTGCAGGAGCTGGAGGGATTATCCGCGCACGCAGATCAATCCGAACTGATGGCCTGGATCAGAAAATTCAAAAAAGCACCTGCACAGATTATGCTGGTTCATGGGGAGCCTTGTGCTCAGGAAGCCTTGAGGGTCAAAATCCAGACCGAACTGAGTATTCCGGTGAAAGTTATGACCCCGAATGAAGATGTATTGCTCTTTAGCTGTGACCATTTTGTGGTTACAGCTGCCCATGATTCCAAAAATTAA
- a CDS encoding class I fructose-bisphosphate aldolase encodes MNYRQITDLVGTDENLFTYQCQAVTKQTLNLPGPDYIDRILLASARSNQTLRSLETIYNSGRLSGTGYLSILPVDQGIEHSAGASFSANRMYFDPENIVRLAIEGGCNAVATTVGNLAIIGRKYAHKIPLIAKINHNELLSCPNKHDQIMYASVKNAWNTGAVGIGATIYFGSKEFSRQLIAVSNAFEQAHELGMATILWCYLRNENFVEDEVDYHTSADLTGQANYLGVSLQADLIKQKLPENNGGYEALNRYGKAFGKYTKEMYSQLCTAHPIDLCRYQVLNCYSGRIGLINSGGPSNGKDDFKDALRTAVINKRAGGTGVIAGRKAFQRPFPEGVELLNAIQDVYLEKQIDIA; translated from the coding sequence ATGAATTACCGTCAAATCACTGATCTGGTTGGAACCGATGAAAATCTTTTTACTTACCAGTGCCAGGCCGTTACCAAGCAAACCCTAAATCTTCCCGGGCCAGATTATATAGATCGGATTCTTCTCGCCTCGGCAAGGAGCAATCAGACACTACGAAGCCTTGAAACCATTTATAATTCAGGGAGGCTTTCCGGCACAGGGTACCTGTCTATATTACCTGTAGACCAGGGTATAGAGCACAGTGCTGGCGCCTCATTCAGTGCAAACCGGATGTATTTTGATCCGGAAAACATTGTCAGGCTGGCCATTGAAGGTGGCTGCAATGCAGTGGCAACTACCGTGGGTAACCTTGCCATTATAGGAAGGAAATACGCCCACAAAATCCCGCTGATCGCAAAGATCAATCACAACGAATTGCTGAGCTGTCCCAATAAGCATGACCAGATCATGTATGCCTCAGTAAAAAACGCATGGAATACCGGGGCTGTTGGCATCGGAGCCACCATCTATTTTGGATCCAAAGAATTTTCCCGGCAGCTTATCGCAGTGTCCAATGCTTTTGAGCAGGCTCATGAACTGGGTATGGCAACCATATTATGGTGTTACTTGCGAAACGAGAACTTCGTGGAGGATGAGGTGGATTACCATACTTCGGCTGATCTGACCGGACAGGCCAACTATCTTGGGGTCAGCCTGCAGGCTGATCTGATCAAACAGAAGCTGCCTGAAAACAACGGTGGCTATGAAGCCCTTAACCGTTATGGTAAGGCTTTCGGTAAATATACCAAAGAAATGTATAGCCAGCTGTGTACAGCCCACCCGATTGATCTTTGCCGCTATCAGGTTTTGAATTGTTACTCAGGAAGAATCGGATTGATCAACTCTGGAGGCCCCTCAAATGGCAAAGACGATTTCAAAGACGCACTTCGAACCGCAGTGATCAACAAGCGGGCAGGCGGGACCGGGGTCATCGCTGGCAGAAAAGCCTTTCAAAGACCATTCCCAGAAGGTGTTGAACTGCTGAACGCCATACAGGATGTCTACCTGGAAAAACAGATTGATATCGCCTGA